A single genomic interval of Tursiops truncatus isolate mTurTru1 chromosome 16, mTurTru1.mat.Y, whole genome shotgun sequence harbors:
- the LOC117308494 gene encoding pre-mRNA-splicing regulator WTAP-like, producing MTNEEPLPKKVRLSETDFKVMARDELILMWKQYEAYVQALEGKYTDLNSNDVTGLRESEEKLKQQQQESACRENILVMRLATNEQEMQECTTQIQYLKQVQQPSVAQLRSTMVDPAINLFYLKMKAELEQTKDKLEQAQNELSAWKFTPDRGLMASDYSEEVATSEKFPF from the exons ATGACCAACGAGGAACCTCTTCCTAAAAAGGTTCGACTGAGTGAAACAGACTTCAAAGTTATGGCACGAGATGAATTAATTCTCATGTGGAAACAATATGAAGCATATGTACAAGCTTTGGAGGGCAAGTACACAGATCTTAACTCTAATGATGTAACTGGCTTAAGGGAATCTGAAGAAAAACTAAAGCAACAACAGCAAGAGTCTGCATGCAGGGAAAACATTCTTGTAATGCGACTAGCAACCAACGAGCAAGAGATGCAGGAGTGTACTACTCAAATCCAGTACCTCAAGCAAGTCCAGCAGCCTAGCGTTGCCCAACTGAGATCAACAATGGTAGACCCAGCGATCAACTTGTTTTACCTAAAAATGAAAGCTGAACTGGAACAGACTAAAGACAAACTGGAACAAGCCCAAAATGAACTGAGTGCCTGGAAGTTTACGCCTGATAG AGGCCTGATGGCGTCGGACTATTCCGAAGAAGTGGCCACCTCCGAAAAATTCCCCTTCTAG